One window of Mauremys reevesii isolate NIE-2019 linkage group 4, ASM1616193v1, whole genome shotgun sequence genomic DNA carries:
- the LOC120404384 gene encoding pepsin B-like, whose protein sequence is MKWLILALVCLHLSEGLVRVTLRKGKSAREVMKEKGVLDDFLKKHKVDPARKYFFNNYNVAEEPIANYLDSFYFGEISIGTPPQNFLVLFDTGSSNLWVPSTYCQSEACSNHARFNPNQSSTFSNNGQTYTLSYGSGSLTVLLGYDTVTVQNIAITNQEFGLSENEPTSPFYYAHFDGILGMAYPALAVGASDTPMQEMLKQGLLTEPIFSFYFSRQPTYNYGGEIIFGGVDTQLFSGQITWAPVTQEVYWQIGIQEFAIGQQATGWCSQGCQGIVDTGTFLLTVPQQYMGDFLQAVGAQESNGEYVVNCNNVQNMPTITFVISGSQFPLPPSAYVFNNNGYCTVGIEPTYVPSQNGQPLWILGDVFLKEYYSVYDMSNNRVGFAPSA, encoded by the exons ATGAAGTGGCTCATCCTGGCCTTGGTTTGCCTCCATCTCTCAGAGGGGCTGGTAAG AGTCACATTGAGGAAAGGCAAGTCTGCCCGAGAGGTCATGAAGGAGAAGGGAGTGCTGGACGACTTCCTGAAGAAACACAAGGTTGATCCAGCCAGAAAGTACTTTTTCAATAATTACAATGTTGCTGAGGAACCAATAGCCAATTACCTGGAT TCCTTCTACTTTGGAGAGATCAGCATTGGAACTCCGCCCCAGAACTTCTTGGTTCTCTTTGACACTGGCTCCTCCAACCTGTGGGTGCCCTCGACGTACTGCCAGAGCGAGGCCTGCT CCAATCATGCCAGGTTCAACCCCAACCAGTCATCCACCTTTTCCAACAATGGACAGACCTACACCCTGAGCTACGGTAGTGGCAGCCTGACTGTGCTTTTGGGTTACGACACAGTGACA GTCCAGAACATTGCCATCACCAATCAGGAATTTGGTCTGAGTGAAAATGAACCTACCAGCCCCTTCTACTATGCTCATTTCGATGGGATTTTGGGAATGGCATATCCTGCCCTGGCAGTAGGAGCCTCCGATACACCTATGCAGGAGATGTTGAAGCAGGGCCTGCTTACTGAACCCATCTTCAGTTTCTATTTCTCCCG CCAACCAACATATAATTATGGAGGAGAAATCATCTTTGGAGGTGTTGACACCCAGCTGTTCTCTGGCCAGATTACATGGGCACCCGTGACCCAAGAGGTTTACTGGCAGATTGGTATTCAGGA GTTCGCTATTGGACAGCAGGCGACTGGCTGGTGCAGCCAAGGCTGCCAGGGCATTGTGGACACTGGGACGTTTCTGCTCACCGTCCCACAGCAGTACATGGGGGACTTCCTGCAGGCTGTGGGTGCTCAGGAATCCAATGGAGAG TACGTGGTGAACTGCAACAACGTCCAGAACATGCCGACCATCACCTTCGTCATTAGCGGATCCCAGTTCCCGCTGCCCCCCTCTGCCTATGTCTTCAAT AATAATGGCTACTGCACAGTTGGGATTGAGCCCACGTACGTGCCTTCCCAGAATGGGCAGCCCCTCTGGATCCTGGGAGACGTCTTCCTCAAGGAATATTATTCTGTCTATGACATGTCCAATAACAGAGTGGGCTTTGCCCCATCAGCCTAG